The following coding sequences are from one Shewanella eurypsychrophilus window:
- a CDS encoding LysR family transcriptional regulator, translated as MSNKSSIIPKAVTEYDLRLLRIFRTVVENGGFSASEAELGVTRSTISVHMSNLESRMKLKLCSRGRGGFALTEDGQTVYHACIELFDSLNDFSRMINNLGEELSGELIILCADQLDTRMQLKLAEVVKKIHTTQPQLHLVLDNEALKHIEKCLLKEKAHIGLLPSYQQVEGLDYQTIYNEPIYLCCSHSHPFFPLADDEISTEMLAQAPAVHPGIDIDTDGREQLKRLNLSAKAYQFDTRKTLILSGCYIGYLPLSYIQLELESKQLKIIHSGSASYQFNLSLVSKHNPRETSKIELLKTIFDEVFNQ; from the coding sequence ATGAGTAATAAGAGCTCTATCATCCCAAAAGCCGTCACCGAATATGATTTACGTTTACTGCGAATTTTTCGCACTGTGGTCGAAAATGGCGGTTTCTCGGCCTCGGAGGCTGAACTTGGCGTGACCCGCTCAACCATCAGCGTGCATATGTCTAATTTAGAGAGCCGAATGAAGCTCAAGCTATGCAGTCGAGGACGAGGTGGCTTTGCGCTGACAGAAGATGGCCAGACTGTCTACCATGCCTGTATAGAGCTGTTCGATTCACTTAATGATTTCTCAAGAATGATTAATAACTTAGGTGAAGAGTTGAGTGGCGAGCTCATCATACTGTGTGCCGACCAGCTAGATACACGTATGCAGCTGAAGCTGGCTGAAGTCGTGAAAAAGATACATACCACTCAGCCACAATTACACCTTGTGCTCGACAATGAAGCGCTTAAACACATCGAAAAATGTCTACTTAAAGAGAAGGCCCATATAGGATTACTGCCTAGCTACCAGCAAGTTGAAGGGCTAGACTATCAAACGATTTATAACGAACCTATCTACCTATGCTGCAGTCATTCTCACCCGTTTTTTCCACTCGCAGATGATGAAATTAGCACTGAGATGTTAGCGCAGGCACCTGCAGTTCACCCGGGAATCGATATAGATACAGATGGAAGAGAGCAATTAAAAAGACTAAATTTATCGGCTAAAGCCTATCAGTTTGACACCCGTAAAACCTTGATTCTCTCTGGCTGCTACATAGGTTACCTGCCACTGAGCTACATTCAACTGGAGCTAGAATCTAAACAGCTGAAGATTATTCACAGTGGTAGTGCCAGCTATCAATTTAACCTCTCCTTAGTGTCTAAACATAACCCTCGTGAGACCAGTAAAATTGAATTGCTGAAAACAATATTCGATGAGGTTTTTAATCAATAG
- a CDS encoding GNAT family N-acetyltransferase, with amino-acid sequence MIEACSGRQSIEIIDITLGVSNGIIPNGLVSLLCDCVDSGASVGFVGPFSQRESQEYWYGVQADITKGTRYLLVANLSGKLVGSVQLSVSDKANGLHRAEIEKLMVHTQARGQGVARILMQRVEALAFSLSRSLLVLDTKKGDIAEGMYSKLGYVKVGEIPDFALSSSGELDATVLFYKELSLMPVRRKR; translated from the coding sequence GTGATTGAAGCGTGCAGTGGTCGTCAGAGTATTGAAATTATAGATATTACTCTAGGTGTGAGTAATGGAATCATCCCAAATGGGCTAGTGAGCCTACTGTGTGATTGTGTCGATAGCGGTGCATCAGTGGGCTTTGTTGGCCCATTTTCTCAACGAGAGTCACAAGAATATTGGTATGGAGTGCAAGCTGATATCACTAAGGGCACCCGTTATCTACTGGTTGCGAACTTGAGTGGTAAGCTGGTTGGCTCGGTGCAGCTTTCTGTATCAGATAAGGCGAATGGCTTGCATAGGGCAGAGATAGAGAAGCTGATGGTACACACTCAAGCTAGAGGTCAGGGAGTCGCTAGAATTTTGATGCAAAGAGTCGAGGCTTTGGCTTTCTCCTTATCTCGCAGTCTATTAGTGCTCGATACCAAGAAAGGGGACATAGCCGAAGGCATGTACTCGAAGTTGGGTTACGTGAAAGTCGGTGAGATTCCTGACTTTGCACTTAGCTCTTCCGGCGAGTTAGATGCCACTGTGCTCTTTTATAAAGAGCTCAGTTTAATGCCGGTCAGAAGGAAGCGCTAG
- a CDS encoding oxidative stress defense protein, with the protein MKKSIIAALISTGLMLSTPFVQAKELSFAHVETVGVSELAVAADMAEINVEVSVKAPTAKAAKTSSDQAVAKFIARLKKAGITRDKIQSANLNLQPQYKYEKNKPAELIGYTASRRVIVTLDELANLNDILDSALEEGINRVNNIALKTSKETEYMNKARMAAIKDAKQKAQFLAEGFDGELDGVWEIRYFEQRPIQPTMLRMNSGASHDVAESYQQGQVTIRDRVEVVYKLK; encoded by the coding sequence ATGAAAAAATCAATCATTGCAGCGCTCATATCAACAGGTCTTATGTTGAGCACGCCATTTGTTCAGGCCAAGGAACTTAGCTTTGCCCATGTGGAAACCGTTGGAGTCAGTGAGCTTGCTGTTGCAGCCGATATGGCTGAGATTAACGTAGAAGTCTCAGTCAAGGCACCAACGGCAAAAGCGGCTAAAACCAGCTCAGATCAAGCGGTTGCTAAGTTCATTGCTCGCTTAAAGAAGGCGGGGATCACCAGAGATAAAATTCAGAGCGCGAATCTAAATCTGCAACCTCAGTATAAATATGAGAAAAACAAACCTGCCGAACTTATTGGCTACACCGCTAGTCGCCGAGTCATAGTGACCCTAGACGAGCTAGCAAATCTCAATGATATCCTCGACTCTGCGCTTGAAGAGGGGATTAACCGTGTTAACAATATTGCACTCAAAACCAGTAAAGAAACCGAATACATGAATAAGGCTAGAATGGCAGCCATTAAGGATGCCAAACAAAAAGCACAGTTTCTCGCCGAAGGCTTCGATGGAGAACTCGATGGTGTATGGGAGATCCGTTATTTCGAGCAGCGCCCAATTCAACCTACGATGCTTCGTATGAATTCAGGCGCCAGCCATGATGTTGCCGAGAGCTACCAGCAAGGACAAGTCACTATTCGTGACAGAGTGGAAGTGGTTTATAAGCTAAAATAA
- a CDS encoding NAD-dependent succinate-semialdehyde dehydrogenase, whose protein sequence is MQQVNDSGLVKLSSYIDGQWTDGSERFDVINPANDQVVAQVCNAGIAETEAAVVAAKKALPAWSKKSANERAAILRNWFNLMMQSQDDLGRILTLEQGKPLAEAKGEIAYGAAFIDWFAEEGKRVYGDTIPAPAGDKRIIVIKQPVGVVASITPWNFPNAMIARKAAAALAAGCTFVVRPSPSTPLSALAMAELAERAGVPAGVFNVVVGLDSSGMGKVLTQHPDVSKFTFTGSTAVGKILMTQTATTVKKVSMELGGNAPFIVFDDADIDAAVQGALVSKYRNAGQTCVCTNRIFVQQGIVQEFTDKFASAVAGLKIGDGLADGVNLGPMITSQAVDGVHKLVEDTVAAGAKVIAGGKRSTAGKNFYEPTILTGVTNDMPLAANEIFGPVTPIISFDTEEDVIALANDTEYGLAAYFYSRDIGRVWRVGEGLEYGMIGINEGIISNAAAPFGGVKQSGNGREGSKYGLDDYMEIKYLCMGGIDR, encoded by the coding sequence ATGCAACAAGTTAACGATTCAGGATTAGTGAAGCTCAGCTCTTACATTGATGGTCAGTGGACTGATGGGAGCGAGCGATTTGATGTCATCAACCCAGCGAATGACCAAGTCGTGGCTCAAGTATGCAACGCCGGAATAGCTGAGACTGAAGCGGCTGTTGTCGCTGCTAAAAAGGCCTTGCCTGCCTGGTCTAAAAAATCGGCTAATGAGCGCGCCGCTATTTTGCGTAACTGGTTTAACTTGATGATGCAGAGCCAGGATGACTTGGGTCGTATCTTAACCTTAGAGCAAGGCAAACCCTTAGCCGAAGCCAAAGGTGAAATTGCCTATGGTGCCGCTTTTATCGATTGGTTTGCCGAAGAGGGCAAGCGAGTCTATGGCGATACCATTCCGGCACCTGCAGGTGACAAACGTATCATAGTTATCAAGCAACCTGTGGGCGTCGTCGCCTCTATTACGCCGTGGAACTTCCCTAATGCCATGATAGCCCGAAAAGCGGCAGCCGCTCTGGCGGCGGGTTGTACTTTTGTGGTTCGTCCTTCACCTTCAACACCGCTATCTGCTTTGGCCATGGCGGAGCTTGCAGAGCGGGCCGGCGTGCCAGCCGGTGTATTCAACGTGGTTGTGGGCTTGGATTCATCGGGTATGGGCAAGGTACTGACTCAGCACCCGGATGTATCTAAGTTTACCTTCACTGGCTCGACTGCAGTGGGCAAGATATTGATGACTCAAACGGCCACTACGGTTAAGAAGGTCTCGATGGAGCTCGGCGGTAACGCGCCATTTATCGTATTTGACGATGCCGATATCGATGCCGCTGTCCAAGGCGCACTCGTGTCTAAATATCGTAATGCCGGCCAGACCTGTGTCTGTACCAACCGTATTTTTGTTCAGCAGGGCATAGTGCAAGAGTTCACCGATAAGTTTGCCTCTGCTGTGGCCGGATTGAAAATAGGTGATGGCTTAGCCGATGGCGTCAACTTAGGCCCGATGATCACATCACAAGCAGTCGATGGTGTGCATAAGCTCGTGGAAGATACTGTGGCTGCAGGGGCAAAGGTCATTGCTGGTGGCAAACGTAGCACAGCAGGTAAAAATTTCTATGAGCCGACCATTTTAACAGGGGTGACCAATGATATGCCCTTGGCAGCTAATGAAATATTTGGGCCTGTGACGCCAATTATCAGTTTCGATACCGAAGAGGATGTTATCGCTTTGGCTAATGATACCGAGTATGGCTTAGCGGCTTACTTCTATTCTCGTGATATTGGTCGGGTATGGCGTGTAGGCGAAGGGCTTGAATACGGCATGATCGGCATCAATGAAGGTATTATTTCTAACGCAGCGGCGCCATTTGGTGGGGTTAAGCAATCGGGCAACGGCCGAGAAGGCTCTAAGTATGGTCTAGATGACTATATGGAGATCAAGTATCTGTGTATGGGTGGGATAGATCGTTAG
- the lgt gene encoding prolipoprotein diacylglyceryl transferase: MDHFVWNIDPVLISFMGLKVHWYGALFATAIACGFQVMKRIYIKEKLPVESLDNLLMYCVIGIIVGARLAHCIFYDPAYYFSNPLKIFAIWEGGLASHGGGLGAILALYYYRRKMDMPFLFLLDRLAIATAIFGFFVRMANFMNSEILGLPSSVPWAIVFERIDMLPRHPAQLYEAIAYLLIFIGLWAIYKYTEMKQKEGAIFGLFLVLVFSSRFAIEFVKVKQAAYAEGMTLSAGQWLSVPFLIVGVVLLVMPYLNKRAKV; the protein is encoded by the coding sequence TTGGATCATTTTGTTTGGAACATTGACCCCGTGTTGATCTCCTTTATGGGGCTTAAAGTGCATTGGTATGGTGCCCTATTCGCGACAGCTATCGCCTGTGGTTTTCAGGTGATGAAGCGCATCTATATTAAGGAAAAGCTGCCTGTCGAGTCATTAGATAATCTGCTGATGTATTGTGTTATTGGCATTATCGTCGGTGCTCGCCTGGCTCACTGTATTTTCTATGACCCGGCCTATTATTTCAGTAATCCACTGAAGATATTCGCTATTTGGGAAGGTGGTCTCGCCAGTCATGGTGGGGGTTTAGGCGCTATTCTGGCGCTCTATTATTACCGTCGTAAGATGGATATGCCTTTCCTGTTTTTGCTGGATAGATTGGCTATAGCAACAGCCATCTTTGGTTTCTTCGTACGTATGGCCAATTTCATGAACTCAGAGATATTAGGCCTACCTAGCAGTGTACCTTGGGCTATCGTCTTCGAGCGTATCGATATGTTACCTCGTCATCCGGCTCAGCTATATGAAGCCATCGCCTATCTACTGATCTTTATCGGCTTATGGGCGATTTACAAATACACCGAGATGAAGCAGAAAGAGGGCGCGATATTTGGCCTGTTCCTGGTACTGGTATTTAGCTCACGCTTTGCTATCGAATTCGTCAAGGTTAAGCAGGCAGCTTACGCTGAAGGAATGACCTTGAGTGCGGGCCAATGGTTGAGTGTGCCATTTCTCATCGTTGGTGTAGTGCTGCTGGTGATGCCTTATTTGAATAAGAGAGCTAAGGTGTAA
- a CDS encoding ABC transporter substrate-binding protein, with the protein MNWPIALLVFIITLGLSLKSYAQQDSFLQCRDALSSPRVMFIVPADKENVFWQDVVSYTKLASEQLKITLDIHYLKQDHRNRFNHAKSINQILTSSPKPDYLITFLTQGLELEIIERITQDKIFLFSFNAPLTASMIQRIGVPRDRFPYWIGHISPDEISAGYDLADHLIRVNKQKRESNQDKANIIAISGGLSSSVGQMREQGLIKRLDQDENALLLQLVNADWSYEKTRFMMRKLLQRHEKIDIIWAASDLISMAVVDEIQASKPQIINTVTIGSIDWTHEVKPYLERHDVAVTYGGHVFEAGWVIPLIFDHYNQQDYLNELGGVILSKMKAITADNSHLLDKSQLSGVNFRDISKCFTGIDKEYQFNAHTQLNSQLTPPLHSDLKSQLDPHLQDKLKSEIEQKQP; encoded by the coding sequence GTGAATTGGCCAATTGCCCTGTTAGTTTTTATTATCACTCTCGGACTTTCACTGAAGTCATACGCTCAGCAAGATAGCTTTTTACAATGTCGGGACGCGTTATCTTCCCCTAGGGTCATGTTTATTGTGCCAGCCGATAAGGAGAACGTTTTCTGGCAAGATGTCGTCAGCTATACCAAGCTTGCCAGTGAGCAGTTAAAGATAACTTTAGATATCCATTATCTAAAACAAGATCATCGAAACCGCTTTAACCATGCTAAGAGCATTAATCAGATTCTGACCTCTAGTCCAAAGCCTGATTATCTGATCACCTTTCTGACTCAAGGTTTAGAGTTAGAAATCATCGAGCGAATAACTCAAGATAAAATCTTCTTATTCTCTTTTAATGCTCCTCTCACAGCCTCAATGATCCAACGTATCGGCGTCCCTCGTGATCGTTTCCCTTACTGGATTGGACATATCTCTCCTGATGAAATCAGTGCAGGTTACGACCTTGCCGATCACTTAATTAGGGTCAACAAACAAAAAAGAGAGAGCAATCAAGATAAAGCCAACATTATTGCTATCAGCGGGGGGCTATCTAGCAGTGTTGGCCAGATGCGTGAACAAGGTCTAATAAAGCGACTCGATCAAGATGAAAACGCGCTTCTTCTGCAATTAGTCAATGCTGACTGGTCCTATGAAAAAACAAGATTCATGATGAGAAAATTACTTCAGCGTCATGAAAAAATTGATATAATTTGGGCTGCTAGTGATCTAATCTCAATGGCAGTTGTTGATGAGATCCAGGCATCTAAACCACAGATAATAAACACAGTCACGATTGGGAGTATAGACTGGACCCATGAAGTAAAACCCTATCTTGAAAGGCATGATGTTGCGGTCACTTATGGCGGCCATGTGTTTGAAGCTGGCTGGGTTATTCCACTCATCTTTGATCACTACAACCAACAAGATTACCTTAACGAATTAGGTGGAGTTATCCTTAGTAAAATGAAAGCTATCACTGCTGACAATTCTCACCTTTTAGACAAGAGTCAGTTATCAGGTGTTAATTTTCGCGATATCAGTAAATGCTTCACAGGGATCGATAAAGAGTATCAATTCAATGCTCACACACAGTTAAACTCACAACTCACACCTCCGCTACACTCAGATCTAAAGTCACAACTCGATCCACATTTACAGGACAAATTAAAATCTGAGATAGAACAGAAACAACCTTAA
- the gabT gene encoding 4-aminobutyrate--2-oxoglutarate transaminase, translated as MTNSSLQERKVKVIARGQGNVYPVYVDRADNAEIWDVDGNRYIDFGTGIAVCNTGHSHPKVVAAVKAQLDKFSHTCVMINPYESAVELAEKLTEIAPGSSEKKAIFVTTGAEAVENCVKIARAHTGRRGIIAFNGGFHGRTNLTMAMTGKISPYKHLFGPFPGDIFHAPFPMAFHDVAIKDSLKAIENLFKVDIAPSDVAAIIVEPVQGEGGFYAAPAEFLQVLRALCDQHGIVLIADEIQTGFGRTGKMFSFEHADVEPDLITMAKGIAGGFPIAAVVGKSEIMDAPLPGGLGGTYGGSPVGCVAALAVLEVIEEENLVQRADQIGQIFNEQLTALQASYPNLIGEVRNQGAMIAIELVIDGDSEQANTDLTQAIISKAAEHGLILLACGFYGNVIRFLPALTISDELIYEGLEKFNQLFSVLAR; from the coding sequence ATGACAAACAGTAGCTTACAAGAGAGAAAGGTTAAAGTTATCGCCCGTGGTCAAGGCAATGTCTATCCTGTGTATGTCGATAGAGCGGATAATGCCGAGATTTGGGATGTGGACGGCAATCGTTATATCGACTTTGGTACTGGTATTGCCGTGTGTAATACCGGTCATAGCCATCCGAAAGTGGTCGCAGCAGTCAAGGCGCAGCTGGATAAGTTTAGCCATACCTGTGTGATGATCAATCCCTATGAATCAGCGGTGGAGTTAGCGGAAAAGCTGACCGAGATTGCACCTGGATCGAGTGAGAAGAAGGCCATATTTGTTACTACTGGCGCAGAGGCGGTAGAGAATTGCGTCAAGATAGCCAGAGCACATACTGGTCGCCGCGGCATTATCGCCTTTAACGGTGGCTTCCATGGTCGTACTAATTTGACCATGGCGATGACGGGTAAAATAAGTCCTTATAAGCATCTTTTCGGACCGTTTCCTGGTGATATCTTTCATGCACCGTTTCCGATGGCATTTCATGATGTAGCGATAAAAGATTCACTCAAGGCAATTGAAAATCTGTTTAAAGTGGATATCGCTCCAAGCGATGTGGCGGCAATTATAGTAGAGCCAGTTCAGGGCGAAGGTGGGTTTTATGCCGCACCTGCCGAGTTTTTGCAGGTGTTACGTGCTTTATGCGATCAACATGGGATCGTCTTGATCGCCGATGAGATCCAGACGGGCTTTGGCCGCACTGGTAAGATGTTCAGTTTCGAGCATGCGGATGTAGAGCCTGACTTGATCACTATGGCCAAGGGGATTGCCGGAGGTTTTCCTATCGCTGCGGTTGTTGGCAAGAGTGAGATCATGGATGCGCCCCTACCTGGTGGTCTTGGCGGTACCTATGGCGGTTCTCCCGTTGGCTGTGTCGCTGCACTCGCGGTGCTTGAGGTGATCGAAGAGGAAAACCTGGTTCAGCGTGCAGATCAAATAGGCCAAATTTTCAATGAGCAGCTGACTGCTTTGCAAGCCAGCTATCCAAACTTGATCGGTGAAGTGCGAAATCAAGGTGCCATGATCGCCATCGAGTTAGTCATAGACGGGGATAGCGAGCAGGCAAATACCGACTTGACCCAAGCGATCATAAGTAAAGCGGCCGAGCACGGTCTCATTCTGCTTGCCTGCGGTTTCTACGGTAACGTCATTCGTTTTCTGCCAGCCTTGACCATATCTGATGAATTAATCTACGAAGGTTTAGAAAAGTTTAATCAGCTATTTAGTGTCCTTGCTCGCTAA
- a CDS encoding GNAT family N-acetyltransferase, with product MAQIREFVEDDFEQVQSIYLQGIKTGNATFEKNVKSWPEWNEAMLKECRIVAERGGKLVGWAAMSSVSNRAVYAGVAEVSIYISSSAKGMGVGTSLLLKLIEQSEIAGFWSLQAGIFPENKASLHIHKKCGFTVLGTKDRLGKMDGVWRDVTLLERRSQVEGIEV from the coding sequence ATGGCTCAGATTAGAGAGTTTGTTGAAGATGATTTTGAACAAGTGCAGAGTATTTATCTTCAAGGGATCAAAACCGGAAACGCAACGTTTGAGAAAAATGTTAAAAGTTGGCCTGAGTGGAATGAGGCTATGCTCAAGGAGTGTAGAATCGTCGCCGAGCGAGGTGGTAAGCTCGTCGGCTGGGCTGCAATGTCTAGTGTCTCAAACCGTGCAGTGTATGCCGGGGTGGCGGAGGTGAGCATCTATATCAGTAGTTCGGCTAAAGGTATGGGAGTGGGAACTAGCCTGCTACTTAAGCTGATTGAACAGTCTGAAATCGCAGGATTTTGGTCTCTTCAGGCTGGCATTTTTCCAGAAAACAAAGCGAGCCTGCATATACACAAGAAGTGTGGCTTTACTGTCTTAGGCACCAAAGACAGACTAGGCAAGATGGATGGAGTTTGGAGAGATGTGACGCTCTTGGAGCGCCGAAGCCAAGTAGAAGGTATCGAAGTTTAG
- a CDS encoding disulfide bond formation protein B: MMKMKETTVNQIVSLAALALIALPVGIACIVLGYGLGDNPCILCWQERTAMVLVSLIAIFIMRYGLKPKYLGALVFASVYGLWAGYRHSSNHILRDIGQGFGPAILGVHTYVWVMVVFIVVLLFASLLLVLQGDRLSEKEDKHRWTGLNKTTVMVFLVVIGFNIVQAFTQTGPFPFIGQGDPYRMSFDKDKIVWSMDHWPKLSSLSARGSYAIERPDFADMPSSNTPALVNKASLTALNSVSLPSEIKGLATGVSYSPNRDMYAVVTSNNWVYFLSGDLKSVLASVLIDGAFSVEISNLTGVVFDGDSSVLITTDHKSFVRLAYDETAKFEDSYWLFMDGTDGVKELKRSRFSTVRAKYNYIASLGWDVQRQEYLTITLPAKVRNNFIVSRLSGEDFQLNSEAKIGNTSGEYPMITGLVIAEDKAYLLNHSGQQILVMDMENNNLETAISFSEIENPQGLTLVNGQYVVLSGVEGNNKLTFFK, translated from the coding sequence ATGATGAAAATGAAAGAAACAACAGTGAATCAGATTGTGTCACTGGCGGCGCTGGCTCTGATCGCACTACCTGTAGGTATCGCTTGTATTGTGCTGGGTTACGGCCTCGGGGATAATCCATGTATCTTATGTTGGCAAGAGCGTACCGCCATGGTGTTAGTATCCTTAATTGCGATATTTATCATGCGCTATGGTCTTAAACCTAAGTATTTAGGTGCACTAGTTTTTGCATCCGTTTATGGTCTGTGGGCAGGTTACCGCCACAGTTCAAATCATATACTTAGGGATATTGGTCAGGGGTTTGGTCCGGCAATTTTGGGTGTGCATACCTATGTCTGGGTGATGGTTGTATTTATCGTTGTCCTATTATTTGCTTCTCTACTGTTGGTGCTGCAAGGAGATCGACTCAGTGAAAAAGAGGATAAACACCGCTGGACTGGTCTTAATAAGACGACTGTCATGGTATTTTTGGTGGTGATTGGCTTCAATATTGTGCAGGCCTTTACTCAAACTGGACCGTTTCCCTTCATAGGACAAGGCGATCCATACAGGATGTCTTTCGACAAAGATAAGATTGTCTGGTCAATGGATCATTGGCCCAAGCTTTCATCACTCTCCGCTCGTGGTAGTTACGCGATTGAGCGTCCTGATTTTGCCGATATGCCCTCTAGCAACACGCCAGCATTGGTTAATAAGGCGAGTCTAACAGCCCTCAATTCTGTGAGCTTACCGAGTGAAATAAAGGGACTTGCAACAGGAGTCAGTTACAGTCCAAATCGTGATATGTACGCGGTTGTGACTAGCAACAATTGGGTCTACTTCTTAAGTGGCGATCTAAAGAGCGTACTCGCATCAGTATTGATCGATGGCGCCTTCTCGGTAGAAATTTCAAACCTTACCGGTGTGGTGTTCGATGGTGATTCAAGTGTACTTATTACTACAGATCATAAGAGCTTTGTTCGTCTCGCCTATGATGAAACAGCTAAATTTGAAGATAGCTATTGGTTATTTATGGATGGTACTGATGGCGTAAAAGAGCTTAAGCGTAGCCGATTTTCAACGGTTAGAGCTAAGTATAACTACATTGCTAGTCTGGGGTGGGATGTACAAAGGCAAGAGTACCTAACTATCACCTTGCCAGCTAAGGTACGTAATAACTTTATTGTTTCACGATTAAGTGGTGAAGACTTTCAACTCAATAGCGAAGCGAAAATAGGCAATACTTCTGGTGAGTATCCTATGATCACAGGCTTAGTCATCGCTGAGGATAAGGCGTATCTGCTTAACCATAGTGGCCAGCAGATTTTGGTTATGGATATGGAAAATAATAACCTGGAAACTGCAATAAGTTTCTCTGAGATTGAAAACCCTCAGGGATTAACCTTAGTTAATGGGCAATATGTGGTTCTCAGTGGTGTTGAGGGTAATAACAAGCTGACTTTTTTTAAATAA
- a CDS encoding LysE family translocator, with the protein MLNIIPGPDSLYIIGRSASQGFRSGSTAACGIASGTLVHIFAAAFGLSAILATSAMAFTIIKILGCVYLIYMGISMLLSKAGLAVKSSELNQAPLKKVFYQGFITNVLNPKVALFFLAFVPQFIAHDAPNKALSFIVLGLIFNINGMLWCHFLAWSSSSLSRKVKQSTKVSNALNRLAGGLFICFGIKLAFSEQV; encoded by the coding sequence ATGTTAAACATCATTCCAGGACCTGACTCCCTGTACATAATAGGCCGTAGTGCTTCCCAAGGCTTTAGATCTGGTTCAACCGCGGCATGTGGAATAGCCAGTGGAACCTTAGTACATATCTTCGCGGCAGCCTTTGGTTTATCTGCAATTTTGGCTACATCTGCCATGGCTTTTACTATCATCAAGATCCTCGGCTGTGTATACCTTATCTATATGGGGATCTCAATGCTGCTCAGTAAAGCTGGTTTAGCAGTTAAAAGTAGTGAGCTAAATCAGGCTCCGCTGAAGAAGGTCTTCTATCAGGGGTTTATCACCAATGTGCTTAACCCTAAGGTGGCGCTGTTTTTCTTAGCTTTTGTGCCACAGTTTATCGCCCATGATGCACCCAATAAGGCGCTTTCTTTCATTGTCTTAGGTCTTATTTTCAATATCAATGGCATGCTTTGGTGTCACTTTTTAGCCTGGTCTTCATCGTCATTGAGTCGTAAAGTAAAGCAAAGTACCAAAGTCTCCAACGCACTCAATAGGCTGGCTGGTGGGCTGTTTATCTGTTTTGGTATCAAGTTAGCGTTTAGCGAGCAGGTTTAG
- a CDS encoding WD40 repeat domain-containing protein, translating to MKRVLAISLSLCLASLGCNKPIAEQVPDSIHRYVDDNLIDAELSRNAKLAVTLSRTRELSVWDNTSKALLHQWQAEDFDKPIYQVSLSANNKYLAVTGKHQVSIFDLNSGRLELSWLAQGFDTDASISSLYLNQSGKRILLGMSEGSVITIDLESNQLSMFQLHDGPVSHVEFISYDERILSAAHDGHALIWASSNGQVIGDFSLPQRISSISFDEADRRLFIADAIDNHLIADSHSAESVGQLAFLERYRYFRQALFTDRGKTLITASSKQKIMVWDISSGKEKKHWNISAFTAGTTVLDMVVSPSGQLITLSSDGALETWRLKSAEY from the coding sequence GTGAAACGAGTATTAGCAATATCACTAAGCCTTTGCCTGGCTAGTCTGGGCTGTAATAAACCCATAGCCGAACAGGTGCCAGATTCAATTCATAGATATGTTGATGACAACTTGATCGATGCTGAGCTGTCGAGGAATGCCAAGCTTGCAGTCACCTTGAGCCGCACCCGCGAATTATCCGTGTGGGATAATACTTCAAAAGCTCTATTACATCAGTGGCAGGCAGAGGACTTCGATAAGCCTATTTATCAGGTGTCACTTTCAGCAAATAATAAGTACCTGGCTGTAACGGGAAAACATCAAGTATCAATATTCGATCTTAACAGCGGCCGACTCGAGCTCTCCTGGCTTGCACAAGGTTTCGATACCGATGCCAGTATCTCCAGTCTGTATCTGAATCAGAGCGGAAAGCGCATCTTACTCGGCATGAGCGAAGGTTCGGTGATCACCATAGATCTCGAAAGCAACCAATTGTCTATGTTTCAACTCCATGACGGGCCCGTCAGTCATGTGGAATTTATCTCCTACGACGAACGAATATTGTCTGCAGCCCATGATGGACACGCACTCATTTGGGCCAGTAGCAATGGACAAGTTATCGGGGACTTCAGCTTGCCGCAACGGATCAGCAGCATAAGTTTCGATGAAGCGGATCGTAGACTATTTATCGCCGATGCCATAGATAATCACCTTATCGCCGACTCTCATTCTGCTGAGAGTGTCGGCCAATTAGCTTTCCTGGAACGCTATCGCTATTTTAGACAAGCGTTATTTACCGATCGAGGCAAGACATTGATAACAGCCAGTTCAAAACAGAAGATAATGGTCTGGGATATAAGTTCAGGCAAGGAAAAGAAGCATTGGAACATCTCCGCATTTACCGCCGGGACCACAGTGCTGGATATGGTCGTCAGTCCCAGCGGCCAGCTCATAACCTTAAGCTCCGATGGGGCATTGGAGACTTGGCGATTAAAATCAGCGGAGTATTAA